CAACagaaatttaattaaaacaatttGCAGATTTGTGAGGAACCCATTTTGATGGCTCAATACAGTTGTACTGTGAAAGTACGCGCGGAGAATAAATAGGGCTACCCCTTCACTGGAGCAGAGAGGTTCCTCTTCGTCGAACAGCTTGTTAATCATTTTCCACAACTttctaaaaagaaaataactcACGTAGGGCACCATGCCGTTCATTCTGTTGGCTATTTTTGAGAGGTACATACTTATGGTGAAGGTGAAGGGGTCGTCCAGGATGGGtccctttttgccttctCCAGCAGGTGGCTCTCCACCTGTGTGGGGTTGCTCTCCCCTTTGTGCGTCACTTTGTGTGTCATTTTGTGTATCGCTTTCTGTGTGACTTTGCTTGCTGGCCTGGTTCACCTCCCCTTCGGGGCATCCGTTAGGGGGGGACCCCCCGGCGTTCCGCTGGAGGTGCTTACCCCTGCCGGACGGCCCCACCACACTCCGGTAGAGGCCTCTCACCACGTGGTAGAGAACATCGTGCGAGAGAAAAGGAGTCCACCGTGTGAGGACGAGCAGGGCCAAAGCGAATTCATCGAaatcgatttttttaaaaattaccttCAACACCATATGCACAAGATGATTACACACACTCAAGTGTTGGCAGAAGAGGAGACACAGTTTGAGGCCGTAACTCCTGGTTAGCTTGTCTTCCCCATTGAGCAGGTTAATAACATTTAGGGTTACAAAGTCGCTTATGAAGACGGCTTCATTCTTTCGAACGACGTAGGAATGATCCCggtgtttccccttttggaaagaataaatggcaaaaaataagTCCTCAATtttctttgcatttttggctagctggcaGTAGACATAACTTTTTATGCCCGAGTGAGGACTCAACTTGATGACGTccaggaggaggacgatgCAGCTGTAAGCAACTGTGCAGCTACTGATGTTGCTCTGCTCATTCTTCAACAAAATGTGATTAATATTCTGCACCTCACTCGACgttagcaattttttttcttccacttggTCAAAGTAAATCACATGAGACAAGAGAGagatgtatttaaaaaagctcCCTAACGTCGGGTTGGTGTTTTTCAAAACGTCCTTCACTTGGCAATACGtgtttacataattttgttcctctaGGAAAAAGTAATTTGAGTAGCTCAAGAATTCGTACTTATCCTCTTCGTCCACTGAGGGGGTGGCCGGCGCGGGGGCGCTCTGGCCGTCCGCGCCATCCACGGGGATGTTGGACGTGGTGCCATATGGGACTTCCACTGGGATGTTGGAAGTGGTGCTAAGAGTGGTGCCAGGAGCGATTCCAGGAGTGGTGCCAGGAGTGATTCCTGGAGTGATGCCAGAGGGGACTACCTCGCCGCCGCCGCTCAACGCGCTCACCAGGgactcctcccccccatgcGGCAGCTGCTCAGCCATTTGGGAGATCCGTTTAGTGTTTACTCtcctttgcaatttttattttcttattttcttattttctgACTTTCTTATTTCCCAAATTTCTGCCTTTTTGAATTCCCCCCTGTGCGTCTGCCCCTGAAGTGTAaaccccccaaaggggagaagaaccTCCTCCCGGTTAGAAGCCACTCACGTGAATGCGAGAGGCGTGCGCGGGGATTGCTCACTTGGCAGCTGCTCGGAGAGCCctacaaaggggggggggggaagtccctCCGTTTCTTTCTCCACGGGCGACGCTGCCTCTACGATGCCTTGGCCGGGCTCCCACAGGGGGATTCCCCTCCGCGATGAGCAAAGCGGACGATGAAGCAGCAGGGGACACGATGAGCGATGCGGATGATGCGGATGAAGCAGACGATGCGGGCGAAGCAAACGACGCAGCGGTGGTGGACGCGGTGAGCGGGGGAAGTCCACCTCGACGTGCCCAGGGgctcgcaaaaaaaaaaaaaaaaaaaaaaaaatccccactTGGTATTATGCTCTCCCTAAGGGGATGCACATGGAAGATGCACATACAGCTGGCGAGTGAGGAGAAGAAATTATGCCATTGGAGATTCCTCGCCGCGCCGCTGTTGCGCCCTCTCCCACCTTTGTGTAGTGTGCTTTGGGGAGCCCGCGGGGAAAGGGGCGATCACCGGGGAGCATTCACCTGGGGGCGTTCGCCTGACTGCCAACCGCTGCTCACCTGGCTGCCGCCGCCTCTCACCTGGCTGCCTACCGCTGCCATGCCCGGAAGATAAATGAGCGGCCCGGTCGCCCGGCAGCCGGCTCgcgccctcccccccgcagcggaGATGCACAAGCGGGCCTACAGCGAGTCGGGGGCCCTGTCGAAGATCGCGCAGAGtgagaagcggaaaaaaaaaataaaaataaatagaaaaaataaatagcaaaaatatgtagcaaaaataagtggcaaaaaataacaactCAGCGTGGGGGAAAATGAGACAAAAGGCGGGTGAACCCCGCTCGTGCAACTGCACCTGGCCgctccgcttcccccctgtgggAGGTGGCATCGTCGTTGCCGCAAACtggatgggaaaaaaaatggcgtagCTCAAACGTTGGCAATGTGCATCCCGTAGGGAGCAGGGCCAGGAGGGGGTCCCCTCGCAGGGgggaatgagaaaaaaaaaaaaaaaaaagaaaaaaaaaaagtgcatgTGCCTGTTACTGGTTGCACATTGTACGGTTAACCCCCCCGTCTTACCGCTAACCCAACCGTCTCACTTCCAACCCCCGCGTAGGAGGCGAACGAGAGAGGGGCCTACCTAGCGAGTCGAACGGTTTGCCTAGCCAGACGAACGGTTTACCTAGCCAGACGAACGGTTTACCTAGCCAGACGAACGGTTTACCTACCGAGTCGAATGACCTACATAGCGACCCGAACGCGCGCACGCACAAGCTCGAAAGCGTCGTCGTGAGGATAAAAAAGCTGGAAGAGAGCGAAAGACCCACCTTGCACGCGGACCCAAAAGACAAAACGGTGCTCTACTTCGAAAAGGACTTCGAAATCGAGCAGTACCATTTTGATATGGTATTTGGCACAAACGATGATAATGAAACGGTTTTTCGGGAGATTGGGGGACACACGATTGTTAAGAACGTCTGTAGAGGATTTAAAGAAACGATTATTGCCTATGGGCAGACAGGTAGCGGGAAAACATATACCCTCTTCGGGTCGAATGGAGAGCTAGGGATCGTTCATCACTTCTTGCATCACTTATATAGAGTGAAATGCGGAGgggtgaggaagaaaacgaTTTACTTGAGCTTATATGAGGTGGTTGGGGACAAGCTAATCGACCTCATGACGAATGTGAGCGAGAGGAACGCTCAGTTCTACACGCAGGAATTCTTTTTGAAGACGGTGCGGCACTCCTACAAGGTGGTGAAGATTGCCAGCTTCGAGATGGCCAAGAAGCTCATCGACGCCGCCTGCCTCATGCGCCACGTGGAGGCCACCTCCCAGAACCGCAGGTGGGTAAGAGCGGCGGTggagcggttaagcggcgtaGCAGCGATGGAGCAGCTTAGTGTAAAGACCTGACCCATCGGATTAGCTACTCACTCGaccgcttctctccccccttccccgcTCACCAGGTCGAGCCGTTCCCACGCCATCATCCAGCTGTTCGTAAACATCTCCGATTTGACCCACCACGACGGCATGGAGACCACCCGGGACTACTACGGCGTCCTCACCTTCGTAGATCTGGTGGGGTGCGAGCGGGAGGAATTCAACACGCAGGCCAGCCAAAACAGGAGCGAACAGACGTCCGCCAAATTTCTGAACTCATCGCTCACCTCGCTCAACAAGATGCTTCGCAAGATGCAGGTAGGGGGCAGCTCGCCGGTGCGTCGCCAATGCATCCGTCGCAGATCCGCCGCTGATCCGCCCATGCctacgccgcttcccccccccagatgGGCAACCTGGACGAATCGGACAAACGGCAAAGCGTGCTGTGCAAAGTCCTCTTCAACTACATCAAGAAGACCTGCGGCGTGTGCCTCATCTTTTGCTTCAACCCGCGGCAGTGCCAGAAGAGCGTGCGTACAGGAGGGTTGCCACGCAGCGGTCAAGCAGTGGCCAAGCAGTGGCCAAGCAGCGGTCAAGCAGTGGCCAAGCAGTGGCCAAGCAGCGGTCAAGCAGCGGTCAAGCAGCTACCAAACCGTTGCCAAGCAGCTACCAAACCGCCGCCTCACCGCCACACCGCTGCTACTCAACGCGCCCGTcggtcttcccccccccgcagctgACCAGCTCCACGCTCATCATGGCCAGCGActgcagaaaaataaaaagcaaaaggaagCAGCTGATTTACGTGAAGACCGAAAACAGAGACCACTTCTTCAAAGGAATGACTCATGGGGGGAGCCCCCAGCCAAGGAGGAGCGAGGGGGGCTCATCAAAGGAGACGTCGCCAGGGAAAGGAGCACCTTCCAAGGGTACCGCTATAGGCACCCCGATCACCACCGCTAACTACAACGCTACCCGCAGCGATGCCATGATGGTGGTCGTCCACCCCGACGCGCACATCCTAACCTTGCGGAAGGGGCAGGAAAAGCAGGAGGCGCTCAAACAGCTGGTGAGCGAGCTGATTGGCataaaagaggaggaagaaaaggagagggaaaaagaGATGCGGCAGCTGCAGAGCGACGTCGACAGGTTAACCAAGGAGTGTTCCCACTGGAAGAGGCAGGCCCATCACTACCACCACAAGTTAAGAGAGCTACATaggaattataaaaatattagagAGTTGCTATATAACACTTTGCATAGTGGTGGCAATGACATATCGGTGGGAACGTTCGGCGCATCCTCTTCGTGCCTTTCTTTGGGTCAGCCAGATGAGGAcatctcctcccccccccttggtggGGATATACCCATAAAGGAGAATGAACCCGTTAGGAAAGAAACTCTCTtctggggggaaaaagaaatctcTGAAAGGAAGGAGCCACTCAGAAAGGGAGATATACAAACGGGGGGCATCACCtccaatgaaaaaaagatttcTAGTGTGTTATCTAGCCAGGCAAGCAACCGGAGTGGCCTCTCCAAGGGGGAGGGTTCTTTTAATGGGCCAAATCAAAGAAGGAGAGAGGAGAACAGCGGTGGCTACTCCCATCACCTGCAGAATGGGGGGCACTTAGAAGCAAACGCGTCGGTAAGGCGGAGAGATAACAAGGAGGGGGGCACACAGAGACAGGGGAGTTACGTAACTGTAGGGGCATCCTCACCCACGTACACACAGCAGGGTTATAACCAAGAGGATGATCTCCACCAATACGCTGACGCGAGGAACTACGAGCGGGCATTCATCAAAGGGAACAGCTCTGCAAAAGTACCAACAGGAGGAGGGACCCAAGTGGAGCCGAAGAGGGACGTCCGGAATGCCCACCAGATTACCATCGACTCGCTCACAAACAAAATACGCAATCGGATTTTGAAGTCCCGGAGCCTCTCCACGGCGGGGTGAGGGGCGGGCAGCcgcgaagcggcaaagaCGTAGGCGTTGCTAAGACGTAGGCGTGACTATGCCGTAGCGTCACTAAGCCGTAGGCGTTTGTTtgcgtttctttttcaacCCCCCCgttgctcctccttctctcCTGGCAAACTTTTCCTTAATAGGAAACCCTTTCGCGCGCCTCCACGTGCATACACAACCGGCACGAGTGTCGCATCGGTGTTCACTTCTCTCCAccaggggggagagaaacaGGAGCTGGGCGCGGCTACCATTTGGCTCTCCCATCATCTCTGCGTCTGTACCTGTGGTGAATGAGCAGACTCTCTCCTCTTCATGAGGgggtttttcccccaccaACCCTACACCAAACAATCGTTAAGAaggttcatattttttggcGAGAAAAAACGGAGCAGCGGCAACGAACGGAGGATCGCTccttccccccgcagaggTCAACGGGTCAAATGGGAGAGGTGGCCCAGTCATTCTGGGGCgcagcagaagggggggaagctcaTTGGGCCACTCCCGCAAATGCGTCCCTTCCTTtccacttaaaaaaaaaggaagaaaggtgggaagaaaaaagcttAACTGCGTCATCACCCCTGCGCATTCAATCGGTTAACACACTTCCCTCATTTTTTAGGCCAACGCGGCGGACACAGTCGCGGGCAATTGACCATTTGGGTCCCCAggccccattttgcgaagcGCTTCGCGATGGCGTTTTTTCACTTGGCCATTTAAAATTACATGCGCTGTATgcggtacttttttttttttttttttatcttatattttttgcctcttaTTTGTTGCCGCTTATTTGttgctgctcattttttaccGCTTACCCTTACCCTTGCGCGCAGAGGGCGGCCCCTCCCTCGCCACGGCGCCGCTTCACCATGCCAGCTCGGCCCTGGGCCTCCACTTGGGATTTCGCTTCCTTGGCGAGTTCGCGGttggtacttttttttttttttttttttcttaccgCTTCTGCTGCAGTTGCTGCTGacgcttttcatttttcgccGCTTTTATTGCCGCTTttgttgctgctttttttttttttttttttttttttgcttcccgaTTGGCTCACCCGTTAATGGCGCCAGTCGGCCGGAGATGTTGACCGCAGCTGCGCGTTAAGGAAGCAAACGAGTGGTGCGCGCCTGCATGCTTGCCACTTCATTTTCGCGCCGCCTCTATATACTTCACTTTTGCGCTTCCAACACCTTCATTTGCTGCTTACCCAGGTAGGCACATGATctctttttacattttcacttttaacACCTCTTAATGTCGCGCTTTAAgtttttccacccccctgTAGTATAGCCTTTTTGGCCATgcagcttttcctttttttgcaaatgatTTGATGGGCCGTTCATTTTGATGTGCTCCCATCCGTCCCCTCTGTTCTTTACCgcctttcattttgcatgcTCTTCTCCTATCCGTTTGGAGCCTCCCGATTGCTTCCACTCCGTGCTGCTTCGCACTGCTTTGTAGTGCTTCGTACTGCTTCGTGCTGCTTCTTGTtcctttcgcttctttttacttgcccctcccccgccAAGGGGAATGGGGAGCAGCAAACCCAGGCGGAGGACCCAGCGCCGCTGACTCGTGGCAGCAGCCGCTGACCCTGCCACTGCCCCTACACCTGCCGCTATCCCTGCCGCTGACCCTGCCACTACCACTACCCCTGCCGCTGACCCTACCGCTACACCCCGAGTGAGCCATGTCGAACTGGGGCTTCTTGGGGGACTACGGGAAttggttttccccccccagcaaCAACCTCGCCACGGCGAACGTGGGAGCCCCCACGGTGGGCACGGGCATCCCCACGAGCATCCCCACGAACATCCCCACCAACCTGGCAGCAGCGGCGGCAGCCACGGCCAGCAGTTCCTCGGCACCCCCATTCTTTGAAGATACCTTGGACCCCCGGATTAGGGAAGGAGGAAAGAACAGCGCGAGCAGCGGAGCGCATAATACACATGAAAAGAGTCGTCAcaaatacaaatttaaacATAGCAAGAAGTATCGGTCAGATGAGAGAGACAGGGGTGGGAGTATAAATGATGAGCATGGGCACCGCAGCAGTAGCAGTGGGAGTAGGGAGCCTGGGAGTGACCAGGGCAACAAGGGGAAGAGGGATAAGcacaaggagaagaaggcaGATAGGAGGGAGTACAGGGCTAGGGGCAGCGCTTCGAGCGACGCCGGGTTGGGCGGGCCCCCCGGCGGGGCGGCCCCAAGTGGAGCGGCTCGAAGTGGACCGCCCCCCAGTGGACCACCCCCCAGTGGACCACCCCCCAGTGGATCGGCTCCTCGTGGCCCCCCCCACAGCGGGAGCGGCGAGCAGAGCAGCGGGTTCTTCAGCAACCTGGGGCTGGGGAGCCTCTTCGCGAACCTCGAGAGCCCCTCCTTCTGCAACGAATACAAGACGGGTTACTGCCTGGACGAGGAGGCGAAGAACGTGCTCGGGCCGGACGGCGCCAATAAGTCCTCCTCCAAGAGGGGCAGCCGAATTGGCGTGGGGATCGACGGCACCGGGGTGTTCGGCGGTTCGAGCGGCGGGACCGATGGAAGTGGCGCCCCGGAGGGAACCCCAGTATGCGTAGACACCACCTACTATGACATCCTTAATGTGAAGCCCACCGCGACGGCCAGCGAAATTAAAACCAGCTACTACAAGCTAGCCCTGAAGTGTCACCCAGATAAGAATGCAGACGATCCAGAGGCGAAATTgaaattccaaaaaattaatgaagcATACCAGGTGTTAAGTGACTCAGAAAGGAGAGCagattataataaaaatggtttAAATGCAACGAAAGATATGGTGGTGATCGACCCATCGTTGCTCTTCATGATGCTCTACAGCTCAGATGAGTTGGCCGATTACATTGGCACGTTGCGTGTGGCGTTTTTTATTAAACTGGCATTCGAGTGTAACACTACTATTGAGGATATCCACACACAGGGAGGAAAGATGTTTTCTGAAATGGAGGTAGAGCAATCGAAGAGAGAAGTGGAGTTGGCTCTCCTTCTACGGAAACGACTGCAACCATTCGTTGATGGGGATACCAAATGGGCAGATAAAATTGAAAGGGAGCTAACCGATATGATggattcttctttttcaagCTCCATTTTGGAATCCATTGGCTGGAATTACCGAAATAGTGCTTCGGCTTTCATTGCTGAGGTGAC
This genomic window from Plasmodium vivax chromosome 1, whole genome shotgun sequence contains:
- a CDS encoding kinesin, putative (encoded by transcript PVX_088220A), producing MHKRAYSESGALSKIAQRGERERGLPSESNGLPSQTNGLPSQTNGLPSQTNGLPTESNDLHSDPNARTHKLESVVVRIKKLEESERPTLHADPKDKTVLYFEKDFEIEQYHFDMVFGTNDDNETVFREIGGHTIVKNVCRGFKETIIAYGQTGSGKTYTLFGSNGELGIVHHFLHHLYRVKCGGVRKKTIYLSLYEVVGDKLIDLMTNVSERNAQFYTQEFFLKTVRHSYKVVKIASFEMAKKLIDAACLMRHVEATSQNRRSSRSHAIIQLFVNISDLTHHDGMETTRDYYGVLTFVDLVGCEREEFNTQASQNRSEQTSAKFLNSSLTSLNKMLRKMQMGNLDESDKRQSVLCKVLFNYIKKTCGVCLIFCFNPRQCQKSLTSSTLIMASDCRKIKSKRKQLIYVKTENRDHFFKGMTHGGSPQPRRSEGGSSKETSPGKGAPSKGTAIGTPITTANYNATRSDAMMVVVHPDAHILTLRKGQEKQEALKQLVSELIGIKEEEEKEREKEMRQLQSDVDRLTKECSHWKRQAHHYHHKLRELHRNYKNIRELLYNTLHSGGNDISVGTFGASSSCLSLGQPDEDISSPPLGGDIPIKENEPVRKETLFWGEKEISERKEPLRKGDIQTGGITSNEKKISSVLSSQASNRSGLSKGEGSFNGPNQRRREENSGGYSHHLQNGGHLEANASVRRRDNKEGGTQRQGSYVTVGASSPTYTQQGYNQEDDLHQYADARNYERAFIKGNSSAKVPTGGGTQVEPKRDVRNAHQITIDSLTNKIRNRILKSRSLSTAG
- a CDS encoding DnaJ domain containing protein (encoded by transcript PVX_088225A); protein product: MSNWGFLGDYGNWFSPPSNNLATANVGAPTVGTGIPTSIPTNIPTNLAAAAAATASSSSAPPFFEDTLDPRIREGGKNSASSGAHNTHEKSRHKYKFKHSKKYRSDERDRGGSINDEHGHRSSSSGSREPGSDQGNKGKRDKHKEKKADRREYRARGSASSDAGLGGPPGGAAPSGAARSGPPPSGPPPSGPPPSGSAPRGPPHSGSGEQSSGFFSNLGLGSLFANLESPSFCNEYKTGYCLDEEAKNVLGPDGANKSSSKRGSRIGVGIDGTGVFGGSSGGTDGSGAPEGTPVCVDTTYYDILNVKPTATASEIKTSYYKLALKCHPDKNADDPEAKLKFQKINEAYQVLSDSERRADYNKNGLNATKDMVVIDPSLLFMMLYSSDELADYIGTLRVAFFIKLAFECNTTIEDIHTQGGKMFSEMEVEQSKREVELALLLRKRLQPFVDGDTKWADKIERELTDMMDSSFSSSILESIGWNYRNSASAFIAEVTTLWGMGATVPNIQAQKRSVQNNLGLATSIISTFLTMHRMAAYNEMYGTLDGVDLGGTARITTGGKDSHGESTTRGKQPTGGDIASGNLSDHSSGGYSSDNSTGGKFTDKVADKFSDFFGEKRKEKKRQKKRDKGGASSAAMSGVSGASGVCGVSGSGAGPAAFFGGHAAGPAQPRSGTMEVMHYGVPQQQPTQQPTQQPTQPQQRSPPPPPPPSHESNPWKRLTSSSKEIDREAYLEKKNTEAFGIIIKNVLKVVLWDIECTVRKVAEKVLRDEGVSIKVRLQRAKALKILGKTMLKLSKTKKDMSDSKEFDVNQLFETVILKAAEKAAAEEAAARGEEESVFKREAP